Genomic DNA from Bacillus sp. SM2101:
CAACCAGTTCCTACCGTGCCTGAGCCTATAATATCACCAGGATATAGTGTTACATCCTTCGATGCTCTTTCTATCATTTGTGCGAATGAATAATAAATAGTATTAAAATTGCCAACAGATGTCGTGCTGCCATTAACCTTAGCCACCATCTGTAAATCATAAAGATCTCCTATTTTATATTTTTCAAGTTCATCTTTCGTAACAATATAAGGGCCCATTGATGTAGCAAAGTCCTTTCCTTTTGCAGGACCTAAACCTACCTTCATTTCTTTCGCTTGTATATCCCGAGCACTCCAATCATTCATTATTGTGTACCCGAAAATATAATCTTCCGCTTCTATTCGCGAGATATTCGTTCCTTGCTTACCGATAACACATGCAATTTCAAGTTCATAATCAAGACGATTACAATTCTTTGGTTTTTTAATAAGCTCATCAGGTCCAGTGATCGCTTGATGGTTTGAAAAGTAAAAAACTGGCATCTCATACCATTCAGGAATAACTTGAAGCCCCCTCCTACTTCTTGCTGTCTTCACGTGATCTTCGAAGGCATAAAAATCTCGAACACTTGGTGGCTTAGGTAGTGGAGCACAAATATTAACTTCTTCTAGTGCGTAAATAGCATCATTAAACAGATGTACATTATTCTGTAGATTGATATATGAATCATAGTTTTCAATAAAATGTAATAAGTTATGTGGAAGCTTGCCACCACTAACAGCATGCATGTCGACTATTTTTTCTTCATGTACCCATCCGGCTCTCTCAATACCTGCTTCCGTCTTGAAGGTGACATATTTCACTTTTGTCCCTCCTTAGTCATTAAGTTATATTAGCTTTTTATTATTACTGTTAATAACGAATTTCCACTATTAATCAAGACTATTTCTCTTTACTTATATTGTTTCTTGTTAAAATAAATGTGTCGCTATTTGCACGAGTGTACGCATGCCCTGCTAATCTACCGACTGGATTTAACTTACTAGTATTAATTTTTCCATCCTCGTACAAATTGTCTGCAACAGAAACTAATACAACTTTTCCAACAACTAAGCTGCCTGACCCAGGGTGAGAACCGTAATGATGTAATTCATGCAATTTACATTCCAAATGTATTTTACACTCTTGAACTCTTGGTATTTGTACTTTTTGACCAGCTTCTTTGCCAAGACCAGCTATTGTAAACTCATCAACCCCAGATGAATACTCTGTTGCACATTCATTAACTTGTGAAATAATGTCCTCGCTTACAATATTAATGATAAACTCCTTAGTCTTTTCAATATTCCTCAAGGTGTCCTTTTTCCCACAGTCACTTCCTCTAACCATAGGAGCAAAACATATAAGCATAGGATTAGCACTAATACATGTAAAAAAACTGAAGGGGGCAAGATTTGCCCGTCCCTCTTCATCAACTGTAGAAACAAATGCAATTGGACGTGGCAAAACAGACCCAACTAACAACTTATAAGCGTCCTGCCATGAAATATCGCTTGGCTCGATCTGCAAATGCACTCAACTCCTCAAATTACTATTAGTATAATAAGACTCGAAATTTTATGTTTTTCTAGATTAAATACATATGTTAGATAAGACTTATGGGATTTCACCGTTTTTATAAAGTAAAGTGATCACGTTTACTAGCTGAATATACGGTAATTTCCTGGTACAAAAAATAACAATGCATCATTGTGAAAATTGTTCGTTACAAATTCCCGCGTCTTGCTTGTTCGCGTTCAATTGACTCAAACAACGCCTTGAAATTGCCTTCACCAAAGCCCTTGGCACCTTTTCTTTGAATAATTTCAATAAATAATGTTGGACGATCGACTATTGGTTTTGTGAAGATTTGTAATAAATAACCTTCATCATCACGATCTACTAAGATTTTTAACTGTTTCAGCTTCTCAATTTCTTCATCAATTTCCCCAACACGTTCAGATAACATTTCATAATACGAATCTGGTGTCTCAAGAAACTCAATTCCATTTGCTTTTAACGATGAAACAGTTTTTATAATATCTTCCGTTAATAAAGCGATATGCTGCACACCCGCTCCGTTATTAAACTCTAGATATTCTTGAATTTGAGATTTACGCTTCCCTTCTGCAGGCTCATTTATCGGGAATTTAATTCTACCACCATTGGTCATCACTTTTGACATTAGCGCGGAGTATTCTGTGCTTATATCATCATCATCAAAATGAATTAATTGCTTAAAGCCCATTACTTCTTCGTAATAAGTAACCCATTGCTCCATCTCTTCAACGTTTCCTACAACATGATCAACTGCAATTAAACCAGCATCATCATATGGTATATTCATATTAATTTTTTCGAAACCTGGTAAAAAAGTTCCGTTATAATTTGTACGTTCGATTAAACTATGAATTGTGTCACCGTATGTACCGATGACCGCCTTTTTAACTGATCCGTTTTCATCCGATAATATAGTTGGCGGTAAAAGTTCAATGGCTCCACGGCTTACTGCTTCACTGTATGCTTTATCTACATCGTCTACAACTAATGCTACATCCCGTACACCATCGCCATGTTTTTTAACAAAAGAAGATACTCGACTTTCCGATTCTAATGTACCTGTTAAAATATATCGAATATTATTCTGTTGAATAACGTACGAGATCGTTTCTCTATTCCCTGTTTCTAAACCAGAATAAGCTATTGGTTTAAAGCCAAATGTTCTACAAAAATAGTGACATGCCTGCTTCGCATTCCCAACATAAAACTCAATATAGTCTACATCTCTTACTGGAAAAAATTCCTCTTGCTTCTCAACAGTTTCTAACAATTGTTCTTTCATTCACATAAACCTCCTATTTTTCATAAAATAATTAATTTTCTTAATTTTATAATAGTAAAAAAATGGCGTATGACTCAAGAGTATACTGTGAAGCCAAAACGCTTTAGTTGAATACAGAAAAGCTAGTTACTCAATTAAGAGATAACTAGCTTTTTAGTCTTATATACATATATTATTTTATCTAAAAAAATTTATAATTGAGAATATTGTTAAGAATAAAAGCCACCGTTCACATTTAACACCTGACCATTTACATAATTAGATAATGGCGATGCTAGATAGAAGATACTTTGTGCAGCTTCTAAAGCTGTTCCTGCTCTTTGTTGAGGAATAGACATTTGAATCATCTGCCTCATATTTTCTGGAATGCCAATTGCAACACCATTAATAGATTCACCCTTTTCTTTTGGTTGTGTTAGCCTCGTTTCAACCATACCAAATGCGACTGCATTACAATTCACATGATAAGGTGCCCATTCTCGAGCAACTGTTTTCGTTAAGCCGATTAAGCCAGCTTTGGCAGATGAATAATTCGCTTGCCCCACATTGCCCATCACTCCAGCTACTGATGTGACATTTACTATCTTCCGATAATGATCAACACCTTTTGCCACGTCATCTTTATGAGCATTTCTTAAATATGGTGTTGCTTCACGGATAAGTCGAAATGGAGCAAATAAATGAATATCGACCATGGCTTGAAATTGCTCATCTGTCATTTTATGGATCATCCCATCCCATGTGTAGCCAGCATTGTTCACCAAAATATCCAGCTTGCCATAAGCTTGAATCGTTTCATCCATAATCTGTTTTGGAAACTCTGAAGAAGTGACATCTCCATTAACTGAAATAGCATCTCCACCTTTTTCTTTAATTGCACTAACGACTTCTTCGGCAGGTTCTTGATCTTTATCTGACACAACAACATGTGCCCCATGTTCAGCCAGCAATTCAGCTACTTGCCTTCCAACTCCTCGTCCAGATCCTGTAACAATTGCAACTTGATTTTCTAACATTTTCATTACCTTATCTCCCTTCCTTGTCTCTATTTTCGTTTAGGCAGTTTCCGTTTAGATTTTTGATTTTGCACTAAAAAATTATCGTGACATCATTTCTCATTTTTCATAAAGTCAATTGCATCAACTTTCTGTCACTGTCTCAAACTAGTCTCAATAGCAGCAAAGTCTACGAAAAGAGTCATTACTTTATGGTCGTGTTCAAAATGAGGAAAAAAGACGTAAAAAATATGGATGGATAACTCCGAGTACCACAATTTTTTTAATGTACTAGAAAGTGGCAAACAAGACTAACACAGTTATTCAACATTAAATTTCCTCAGTTTTTTTAAATATCTTTACTGTGGCTAATTTTTCATAACTTCAAAGTCACCTTTAAGCTTCAATTCCTCATTTTCATTTTGTACCAATATTTTTCCGCACATTATGGTTTCTCCATCTTCGTTTTTTTCTTCTACAATCTTTCCGGAAATTGACAGCTTCTCTCCTGGGAAAGTCATTTTGGAAAATCTCACTTTAAAATTCCGTAAATCTTTTCTTGGAAACCACTGTGTAAGTGCATCACCAGCCATTCCCATAACGAGCATACCGTGTGCTATAACATCTGGTAAACCTACACTTTTTGCAATTGGTACAACTGTATGAATTGGATTAAAGTCACCAGATGCTCCAGCATATTTCACGATTTGTGTGTGAGAAATATTGTCTTTCTCTATCACTTGAAGGTCACTCATAAATTCAATCCTCTCCCTCTATAGTCATTTTAGATACTAGACCAACAGTGAGCTTACATTAATCCACTCAAGTCGATCAGAGTAAAGAATGGGATATTAATGCCGCTCTATAATAACCGATTTTCCAATTAATACTTTTTCTTTATCAGCGTTAGAATATGTTGTTTCTATCGTAATAAAATTCATATTTCTCTTTGTCGTAGCATGAACAACTTGACTTACTGCTGTTACTACATCCCCAACATAAATCATGCCGACATATTCATATGATTGTTCACCGTGTAACACTTTCAAAGCGTCTAAATCAAGTGCGTTTACTAATGAATCAAAGTCAGCACCACCCCACATATCAATAACTGTTGAAAATGTTGGAGGAACTGGTATTTTAACATAGCCCTGCTTTCTTGCTTCTTCAGTTGAATAATAAATCGGATTATTATCCCCAATTGCTAAAACAAATTCTTTCACTTTACCTTGTTCGACAGAAAATGTGTATGGTTCAAACTTCATTCCAACTTTTGTAGATATGTCTTTTAGCAAAACTCATCACTCCTTTATCATTTACTAGTAAACTAGTAATATTAGTAACTATAAGATCGTGACATTTTATTAAACTGGAATGTACAAAGATATACTTTTACGAAGCTTTATACATCGTTACTACAACAGCACCACCTAATCCAAGATTATGCTGTAAAGCAATATTAGCACCTTCAACTTGTCTTTTGTCTGCTTGACCCCTTAGTTGCCATACGAGCTCTGTACATTGCGCAAGACCTGTTGCACCAAGTGGATGCCCCTTTGACATTAATCCTCCAGAAGGATTAATAACATATTTCCCACCATATGTGTTATCCTCATCGTTAATGAACTTTTCTGCTTCACCTTCTTGACAAAGCCCCAGACCTTCGTAAGTAAGTATTTCATTAGGTGTAAAACAATCATGCAATTCAACTACATGGACTTCCTCTGGTCCAATTCCAGCTTGTTCATATAATTGTTTTGCCGCACGCTTTGTCATGTCTGCTCCAACTAGATTGATTGGGTCTTGAAAGGTTGAAATTGTATCTGTTGCCATCGTTTGTGACACGATTTCAACAGCATTACCAATTCCTTTTTTCCTCGCAAAATTCTCAGTACAAACAATGACAGCGGCTGCACCACAAGATGGTGGACAAACACATAATCTTGTTAAATGCTCTGGATAAACGACTGGGGAGTTTAATACTTCATCAACTGTTAGTTTTGTATCAAAAATGGAATAAGGATTATTTACAGCATGACTTCTTGTCTTTACAGCGACCTTAGCAAAAACATCTGGGTTAGCACCGTATCTACGTAAGTATTCGTTTCCAGCCTCACCAAAAATGCGCAAAGTTAACGGGAACCCTTTAGTTTGTGGAGTTAATTCATCTAATTTATCTTGAAACAGATCAAGGGGTGATGTACGGTCATTCCATACAGATTGCAATGCACCAGGTTTCATTTCTTCAAAACCGAATGCAAGAACACACTCAGCTGACCCTGACTCAACAGCTTGACGTGCTAAAAAAAGCGCTGTTGATCCACTTGAACAATTGTTATTTACATTTACGACTGGAATACCAGTCATTCCTACTTTATAGATTGCAGCTTGACCAGAAGTGCTTTCGCCATAAACATAACTTGCAAAAGCTTGTTGTACTTCGTCAATGCCTATTCCAGCATCCTTTAATGCCCCACTAATCGCTTTTGCAGCCATATCCTCATACGGATCATTTTTACCTGGTTTAGCGAACTTCACCATATCAGCTCCAATTATTCTTGCTTTGCTCATATTACCATAACCTCCCATGAATTCCTGTTAATGTTTACTTCACCCGATAATTCCATCTTTCTTATAAGAGCTTATTTGACCTTTCTTCAATCCTAATTCTTCCAATACTTCATCAGTATGATAACCTAACTCGCTACCTACATGACTGTATGATGGTTGAAATGAAGAAAACTTAATAGGACAAGCAAGTTGCTTTTGACTTCCTCCTTCATCCTTCGGTACGTCAGCTATCATATTACGCGCTTTTATTTGTGGATGATGAACGGCTTCAGAAAAATGAAGAACAGGCTCTATACAAGCATCGAATTTATTAAATATTGATATCCACTCTTCGTAGGTTTTCAATCGAAATATATACTTTAATTTGTCTTTAAACAATTCCATATCCTCTTTACTCATGCTTAAACTAAGAGATAACAATTCCTCAGCTCCGACAGCTTCGCAAAGTTGCTTTCTAAAGTTCGGTTCAAGGCTTCCAACAGAAAAGTAACGTCCATCTTTAGTCTCGTAGTAATCGTAGAAAGTTCCACCATTTAGCATTAATGCTTCTGCTTCTGGCTCTACTTCACTTGCTAGGTACCCAGCACCAGAAATCCCATTCAAAGCAAATGCTGCATCTGTCATGCTTACATCAATTGACTGCCCTTGACCTGTTAATTGTCGGTGATATGCTGCAGCTAATATAGCAATAACAGTATGATGGGATCCTCCTGCTACGTCTGCTATTTGAATCCCATAAGGGGTTGGAACGGACCCCTTTCTAGCTGAATAGCTAGTAACTCCTGATATGGACAAATAGTTATTATCGTGTCCTGCTCTATTACGATACGGCCCTGTTTGCCCGTACCCTGTTAATGAGCAATATATTAACTCAGGGTTAATTTGTTTTAGCTCATTATAACCAAGGCCCAATCTATC
This window encodes:
- a CDS encoding SDR family NAD(P)-dependent oxidoreductase, with amino-acid sequence MKMLENQVAIVTGSGRGVGRQVAELLAEHGAHVVVSDKDQEPAEEVVSAIKEKGGDAISVNGDVTSSEFPKQIMDETIQAYGKLDILVNNAGYTWDGMIHKMTDEQFQAMVDIHLFAPFRLIREATPYLRNAHKDDVAKGVDHYRKIVNVTSVAGVMGNVGQANYSSAKAGLIGLTKTVAREWAPYHVNCNAVAFGMVETRLTQPKEKGESINGVAIGIPENMRQMIQMSIPQQRAGTALEAAQSIFYLASPLSNYVNGQVLNVNGGFYS
- the hppD gene encoding 4-hydroxyphenylpyruvate dioxygenase, which gives rise to MKEQLLETVEKQEEFFPVRDVDYIEFYVGNAKQACHYFCRTFGFKPIAYSGLETGNRETISYVIQQNNIRYILTGTLESESRVSSFVKKHGDGVRDVALVVDDVDKAYSEAVSRGAIELLPPTILSDENGSVKKAVIGTYGDTIHSLIERTNYNGTFLPGFEKINMNIPYDDAGLIAVDHVVGNVEEMEQWVTYYEEVMGFKQLIHFDDDDISTEYSALMSKVMTNGGRIKFPINEPAEGKRKSQIQEYLEFNNGAGVQHIALLTEDIIKTVSSLKANGIEFLETPDSYYEMLSERVGEIDEEIEKLKQLKILVDRDDEGYLLQIFTKPIVDRPTLFIEIIQRKGAKGFGEGNFKALFESIEREQARRGNL
- a CDS encoding MaoC/PaaZ C-terminal domain-containing protein, which translates into the protein MSDLQVIEKDNISHTQIVKYAGASGDFNPIHTVVPIAKSVGLPDVIAHGMLVMGMAGDALTQWFPRKDLRNFKVRFSKMTFPGEKLSISGKIVEEKNEDGETIMCGKILVQNENEELKLKGDFEVMKN
- a CDS encoding CaiB/BaiF CoA-transferase family protein, yielding MSLLSSLNILDFSGLLPGPYATMFLADLGANILRVESPSRPDLLRMTPPIDGEDSVAHQYLNRSKRAIALDLKREESIDIVKKLIHKYDIVLEQFRPGVMDRLGLGYNELKQINPELIYCSLTGYGQTGPYRNRAGHDNNYLSISGVTSYSARKGSVPTPYGIQIADVAGGSHHTVIAILAAAYHRQLTGQGQSIDVSMTDAAFALNGISGAGYLASEVEPEAEALMLNGGTFYDYYETKDGRYFSVGSLEPNFRKQLCEAVGAEELLSLSLSMSKEDMELFKDKLKYIFRLKTYEEWISIFNKFDACIEPVLHFSEAVHHPQIKARNMIADVPKDEGGSQKQLACPIKFSSFQPSYSHVGSELGYHTDEVLEELGLKKGQISSYKKDGIIG
- a CDS encoding flavin reductase family protein, which codes for MQIEPSDISWQDAYKLLVGSVLPRPIAFVSTVDEEGRANLAPFSFFTCISANPMLICFAPMVRGSDCGKKDTLRNIEKTKEFIINIVSEDIISQVNECATEYSSGVDEFTIAGLGKEAGQKVQIPRVQECKIHLECKLHELHHYGSHPGSGSLVVGKVVLVSVADNLYEDGKINTSKLNPVGRLAGHAYTRANSDTFILTRNNISKEK
- a CDS encoding MaoC family dehydratase N-terminal domain-containing protein, translating into MLKDISTKVGMKFEPYTFSVEQGKVKEFVLAIGDNNPIYYSTEEARKQGYVKIPVPPTFSTVIDMWGGADFDSLVNALDLDALKVLHGEQSYEYVGMIYVGDVVTAVSQVVHATTKRNMNFITIETTYSNADKEKVLIGKSVIIERH
- a CDS encoding lipid-transfer protein produces the protein MSKARIIGADMVKFAKPGKNDPYEDMAAKAISGALKDAGIGIDEVQQAFASYVYGESTSGQAAIYKVGMTGIPVVNVNNNCSSGSTALFLARQAVESGSAECVLAFGFEEMKPGALQSVWNDRTSPLDLFQDKLDELTPQTKGFPLTLRIFGEAGNEYLRRYGANPDVFAKVAVKTRSHAVNNPYSIFDTKLTVDEVLNSPVVYPEHLTRLCVCPPSCGAAAVIVCTENFARKKGIGNAVEIVSQTMATDTISTFQDPINLVGADMTKRAAKQLYEQAGIGPEEVHVVELHDCFTPNEILTYEGLGLCQEGEAEKFINDEDNTYGGKYVINPSGGLMSKGHPLGATGLAQCTELVWQLRGQADKRQVEGANIALQHNLGLGGAVVVTMYKAS